A stretch of the Danio rerio strain Tuebingen ecotype United States chromosome 18, GRCz12tu, whole genome shotgun sequence genome encodes the following:
- the LOC141378798 gene encoding uncharacterized protein has protein sequence MAPTGRGVWMAPTGRGAVAVLVAPAAADTRKAQAATATTREAQAAAATTREAQAATATTREAQAAAATTREAPAAAATTREAQAAAATTREAQAAAATTREAQVAAATTREAQAAAATTREAQATAATTREAPAAAALAEALAAASALALTEALVAASAQAALAVAALAVAALAVAALEDLAALDGLAALDGLAALDGLAALDGLAALDGLAALEGLTALEDLAALEDLAALEDLAALEGMAALEMAFQEQEQTLNWKPSCELADWERPSCELAVDNESQAP, from the exons ATGGCGCCGACAGGACGAGGAGTCTGGATGGCGCCGACAGGGCGAGGAGCTGTGGCCGTTCTGGTAGCTCCGGCAGCGGCGGACACTCGGAAAGCTCAGGCGGCGAcggcgaccactcgggaagctcaggcggcggcggcgaccactcgggaagctcaggcggcgacggcgaccactcgggaagctcaggcggcggcggcgaccactcgggaagctccggcggcggcggcgaccactcgggaagctcaggcggcggcggcgaccactcgggaagctcaggcggcggcggcgaccactcgggaagctcaggtggcggcggcgaccactcgggaagctcaggcggcggcggcgaccactcgggaagctcaggcgacggcggcgaccactcgggaagctccGGCGGCGGCG gctctggctgaggcgctggctgcggcgtcggctctggctcTGACTGAGGCGTTGGTTGCGGCATCGGCTCAggcagctctggcggtggcagctctggcggtggcagctctggcggtggcagctctagaggatctggcagcactggacggtctggcagcactggacggtctggcagcactggacggtctggcagcactggacggtctggcagcactggacggtctggcagcactggagggtctgacagcactggaggatctggcagcactggaggatctggcagcactggaggatctggcagcactggagggaatGGCAGCTCTGGAGATGGCCTTTCAGGAGCAGGAACAGACTTTGAACtggaagccatcttgtgagctggctgactgggagcggccatcttgtgagctggctgtGGACAATGAGTCGCAAGCCCCGTAG